In Actinoplanes octamycinicus, the genomic window CGGCACGCCACCTCGCCGGAGGGCGGCGGGCGGCACGGCGTACCGGAGGAACTGGTCCGGGCGGCCACCTACAAACTCACCGCCGACCGGGTGGCCCGTGCCAAGGTGCACGACCCCTCCACCCCGGCGCCGCCTCCCGAGCCCAGCTTCCCCACGTCTCCGCCTGCCTCCTCGACCTCGCCCACTCCCCCTTCCTCCGCCTCGCCGCCTTCTCCTCCGCCGGAGCCACGGAGGCGCCCACCGGTGCCCCGGCCGCGCGGTCTGTGAGCGGATTCCTGTCGTACCCGGGGTCCGACCGGGGCTGCGGCGTGGCCAGGAGCGCACCTGGCAGCGGCCCGCCACACTCCTGACCTCGCCTCGCACTCGGCCGGACCCCGGAACAGCGCTAGGTTCGGGGCATGGTCACCGTCGATGACGTTCGGCGGATCGCCCGGGATCTGCCGCGCAGCGAGGAGCACCTGATCCGGGACCGAGTGAAGTTCCGGGTGGGCAAGATCGTCTATGTCGCGTTCTCCCGCGACGAGACGACGATGGGGTTCGGCTTCCCCAAGGAGGAGCGGGCCGCCCTGGTCGCCGCCAGCCCCGCCAAGTTCCAGCTGCCCCGCGAGTCCGACATGCGCTTCAACTGGGTCGTGGCCCGGCTGGACCAGCTCGACGAGGAGGAGATGACCGAGCTGGTCCTGGACGCCTGGCGGATGGTCGTCCCCAAGAAGGTCTGGACCGCCTACCTCCCACGCCTGGCCTGACCCCGGCACCGGCTCGGCACAGCGGTGGCCGGTGGCCGGCTCGGCGGCGGCTGCTCGTCGTGGTCGGTTCAGGCGGCGGTCTGCTCGTCGCCCTCGACGAACTCGGTGAGGCGGAAGGTGCCGTGGATCTCGTCCGGGTGGGCGACCACCCAGAAACTGCTGCCGTCGTCGAAGGCCAGCTCGAAGACCGGGTCCAGCTCGCAGAGCATCGCGAAGCCCGCCCACTCCTCCTCGCTGAACTGGACGAACCGCCCACCGGCCGACCACCCGTCCGCCTCGGCGGCGATCGTCACGTCGATCTCCTCGTCGCAGAGGAAGGTGACGCTGTTCGCCTGCCAGATCAGCCGGGCCCGGCCCGCGTAGCGATCCATGGCCGCCACCCTGACAGCTCCACCGCGCCCGCGCCAGCGACCAACCGAATCGCCCGCGCGTGCCTCGGGCAGGCACGCGCGGGCGATTCGGCGTACCGAAAAGGGGCGGTCCGGGGTGGAAGCGGTCCGTCAGACGGCGGTTTCCACCGGGGTGTCGGCGCCCTCCAGGAAGAGGCGGCCGGCCTCCTGGGCCGGGACCGGGCGGGAGAAGTAGTAGCCCTGGGCGAAGCCGCAACCCATCTCGCGCAGCGCCGCCAGCTGGCCGAACTCCTCGATGCCCTCGGCGACCGTGGCCATGCCCAGGCTCTTGCCGAGGCGGACGATGGTGTCGGTCAGGGCGGTGTCGCCGGTGAGGACGCCGCCGAGGCGTTCGACGAAGGAGCGGTCGATCTTCAGCGTGTCGACCGGGAAGCGGCGCAGGTAGGCCAGCGACGAGTAACCGGTGCCGAAGTCGTCGATGGCCAGGGTGAGGCCGAGGGCCTTGAGCCGGACCAGCTGCTCCAGGTTCGCCTCGGTGTCGGTCATCAGCACCGACTCGGTCATCTCCAGGCAGAGCCGGTCGGCCGGCATGCCGGTCTCGGCCAGCACCGCGGCGACCGTCTCGGCGAAGTCGACCTGGTCGAACTGGCGGACCGACACGTTCACCGACATCTTCAGCGGCCGGCCGTCGGCGGCCTTGCTCCACTCGACCGCCTGGCGGCAGGCCTCGTGCAGGACCCAGCGGCCGAGCGGCACGATCAGGCCGGTGGCCTCGGCGATCGGGATGAAGTCCAGCGGGTTGATCATGCCGCGGGTCGGGTGCGGCCAGCGGACCAGCGCCTCGAAGCCGACCACCTGGTTGGTGTCCAGGTCGATGGTGGGCTGGTAGTGCAGGCGCAGGTCGTGGTTCTCACACGCGGCGCGCAGGTCGTTCTCCAGTTCCAGGCGTTCGACCAAGCCCTCCTGCATCTGCGGGCGGTAACTGGTGAAGATCCCGCCACCGGCCGTCTTGGCGTGGTGCATGGCCAGGTCGGCGTGCCGGAGCAGCTGGTCGCCGTCCTCGGCGGAGGCCGCGGTGGCCAGGCCGATGCTGGCCCGGACGTGGATCTGCCGGGCGCCGACCTCGATCGGCGCCTCCAGGTCGTCGAGGATCCGGCGGGCGACCCGCTCCGCCTCGGTGAACGACGCCGCCTCGATCAGCACCGCGAACTCGTCGGCGCCGAACCGGGCCACCACGTCCTCGGACCGCACGCAGGTCTGGATCCGGTCGGCGATCTGCACCAGCAGCTGGTCGCCGGCCAGGTGGCCGAGGCTGTCGTTGACCCGCTTGAAGCCGTCCAGGTCCAGGTGCAGCACGGTCAGGTCGGCGGTACGCCGCAGCGCCGCCACGGTCTGGTCACGGAACAGCGCCCGGTTGGCGAGCTGGGTCAGCGGGTCGTGGTACGCCTCGTGCACCAGCTGGTCCTGCAGTTCCTTGCGCTCGCTGATGTCCCGGGTGTTCAGCACGAAGCCGCCCACGTGCGGGTCGTCCACCAGGTTCGTGATGATCATCTCGGAGGGGCGTTTGCGGCCGTCCTGGTGGGTGTGCACCACCTCACGGGTGGCGGTGGCGTACGGCCGGGCCGCCACCTGCCGCATCGCCTCGGCCAGCCGCATCGACACCTCGGCGTCGAGCAGCTCGGTGTAGTGCCGGCCGACGAACACCTCCGGCGGGTAGCCGAAGACCCGCTGCATCGACTCGCTCTGGTAGGTCACCCGGCCGTCCGCGTCGATCACCGTGATCACGTCCGAGCTGTGCCGGATCAGCGCGTGGAAGTGCTGCTCCCGGGCGTACAGCTCGGCGGTCCGCGCCTCGACCCGGGCCTCCAGGTTCCGGGTCAGCCCGCGGTTCTCCAGCAGGGTGAGCACCTGCCGGCCGATCAGCAGCAGGATCAGCAGCGAGCGGGTGTACGCCACGAACGGGCTGCTGTGCCCGGTGGTGATGTGGAACAGCACGCTGGCGAAGAGCGCGGCCCCGACCGCCGCGTACGGCAGCATCACCCCGCCGATCCGCATCCGCGGGCTGAACTCGCTCTTCAGCGGCTCGGCGTCCTTGGGCCGGGCGGCACCGACGGTGATCAGCCC contains:
- a CDS encoding MmcQ/YjbR family DNA-binding protein, which produces MVTVDDVRRIARDLPRSEEHLIRDRVKFRVGKIVYVAFSRDETTMGFGFPKEERAALVAASPAKFQLPRESDMRFNWVVARLDQLDEEEMTELVLDAWRMVVPKKVWTAYLPRLA
- a CDS encoding putative bifunctional diguanylate cyclase/phosphodiesterase, with protein sequence MTLNNAEGPADIRRWVRICIAVASVLAVLTVLIVAGVGGPGLSSWALAAAAGVAAATCWWRARLFTGRARWGWTVLGAGVLSWGAGLCYTLVEFWPTGGDTVIPSLADAGYLGLLALAPIGLLVLPSAAQPLVNRARSVLDGMLVAVSLVLVSWVFVVDSRLDPADDGLGFYLTLLYPLGDIVIATMVGYMLPQRRALYRCSADLTFFGLGMVAFAASDIGYAYLRMIHDYQAGSMIDLGWLIGFGLITVGAARPKDAEPLKSEFSPRMRIGGVMLPYAAVGAALFASVLFHITTGHSSPFVAYTRSLLILLLIGRQVLTLLENRGLTRNLEARVEARTAELYAREQHFHALIRHSSDVITVIDADGRVTYQSESMQRVFGYPPEVFVGRHYTELLDAEVSMRLAEAMRQVAARPYATATREVVHTHQDGRKRPSEMIITNLVDDPHVGGFVLNTRDISERKELQDQLVHEAYHDPLTQLANRALFRDQTVAALRRTADLTVLHLDLDGFKRVNDSLGHLAGDQLLVQIADRIQTCVRSEDVVARFGADEFAVLIEAASFTEAERVARRILDDLEAPIEVGARQIHVRASIGLATAASAEDGDQLLRHADLAMHHAKTAGGGIFTSYRPQMQEGLVERLELENDLRAACENHDLRLHYQPTIDLDTNQVVGFEALVRWPHPTRGMINPLDFIPIAEATGLIVPLGRWVLHEACRQAVEWSKAADGRPLKMSVNVSVRQFDQVDFAETVAAVLAETGMPADRLCLEMTESVLMTDTEANLEQLVRLKALGLTLAIDDFGTGYSSLAYLRRFPVDTLKIDRSFVERLGGVLTGDTALTDTIVRLGKSLGMATVAEGIEEFGQLAALREMGCGFAQGYYFSRPVPAQEAGRLFLEGADTPVETAV